A genomic stretch from ANME-2 cluster archaeon includes:
- the pstB gene encoding phosphate ABC transporter ATP-binding protein PstB — translation MLENDEIILQSTGLNIWFGSKQAIKNVDLKIAKHKITAIIGPSGCGKSTFLRALNRMNEVIPISRTQGSVFYNGQDIYSSDVDVVELRKNVGMVFQKPNPFPKSIYENIAYGPKIHGIKNKTQLDAIVEETLKSAALWDEIEDRLHSSAMGLSGGQQQRLCIARAMAVKPEIILMDEPCSALDPISTAKIEDLMAELKQDYTVIIVTHNMMQAARVSDYTAYFLLGELIEYSETKDLFEYPKDKRTEDYITGRFG, via the coding sequence ATGCTGGAAAATGACGAAATAATACTACAAAGCACTGGTTTGAACATCTGGTTCGGCTCCAAGCAAGCTATAAAAAATGTTGACCTGAAAATAGCCAAACATAAGATCACTGCTATTATCGGACCTTCAGGCTGTGGTAAATCCACGTTCCTGCGGGCATTGAACCGGATGAACGAAGTAATTCCCATATCCAGGACACAGGGAAGCGTATTCTATAACGGCCAGGATATTTATTCATCTGATGTGGACGTGGTGGAGCTGAGGAAGAACGTGGGTATGGTATTCCAAAAACCCAATCCTTTCCCTAAATCCATTTATGAGAACATTGCCTATGGACCAAAGATACATGGGATAAAGAATAAGACCCAACTGGATGCCATCGTGGAAGAAACGCTGAAATCCGCCGCTTTATGGGATGAAATAGAAGATCGGCTCCATTCCTCGGCCATGGGTTTGAGCGGGGGACAGCAGCAACGGTTGTGCATTGCGAGGGCCATGGCAGTAAAGCCGGAAATAATTCTCATGGATGAACCGTGCTCAGCCCTTGACCCCATATCTACTGCCAAGATAGAAGACCTGATGGCCGAATTGAAGCAGGATTATACCGTTATCATTGTAACGCACAATATGATGCAGGCAGCAAGGGTCAGCGATTATACCGCATATTTCCTGCTGGGAGAACTTATCGAATATAGTGAAACAAAAGATCTATTTGAATATCCTAAGGATAAACGTACGGAAGATTATATTACAGGGAGATTTGGATAA
- the phoU gene encoding phosphate signaling complex protein PhoU — protein sequence MVRKVFQMEMNRLETDVIRMAQLTRDAVSLSVDSLRNQDVEMAARVIELEEKSDVLNIEISDRGMMLTATQQPVARDLRFLSSMMKISDSFERICDYTEKIARITIKSAHKPLLRPLVDIPRMSENIQKMIDLDIDAIQNRNAGPTERLSPLDDVIDALYQTLYTELLNFMINDTTTIDDATDLLFVARYLERIGDITCKIGSMIVFMLEGKRVWIK from the coding sequence ATGGTCAGAAAAGTATTCCAAATGGAAATGAACCGTCTGGAAACAGATGTTATTAGAATGGCGCAGCTCACCAGGGATGCAGTCAGTTTATCAGTGGATTCCCTCAGGAACCAGGATGTTGAGATGGCAGCCAGGGTTATCGAACTGGAAGAAAAGAGCGATGTTCTCAATATTGAGATCAGCGATCGCGGTATGATGTTGACTGCCACCCAGCAACCGGTCGCCAGGGATTTGAGGTTCTTATCCTCGATGATGAAGATATCTGATTCTTTTGAGCGGATTTGTGATTATACTGAGAAGATAGCAAGGATCACCATAAAATCTGCACATAAACCGTTACTGAGGCCATTGGTTGATATACCAAGAATGTCAGAAAATATCCAGAAGATGATCGACCTGGATATCGATGCCATACAAAATCGAAATGCAGGACCAACTGAGCGGCTATCACCGCTGGATGATGTAATTGATGCCCTGTACCAAACGCTATACACTGAATTGCTTAATTTTATGATTAATGACACAACTACCATAGATGATGCCACTGACCTGCTGTTTGTAGCCCGTTATCTTGAAAGGATAGGGGACATCACATGCAAGATAGGGTCCATGATCGTGTTTATGCTGGAAGGGAAGCGGGTCTGGATAAAATAA